The following are encoded together in the Kribbella sp. CA-293567 genome:
- a CDS encoding DEAD/DEAH box helicase gives MAFKRRPPTVPAPADPEQLYRILAGSNGGPPALWIHQGDVLREWHMDHSDSKDVAIELPTGAGKTLVGGLIGDFRRRTDSDRVAYLCPTRQLARQTADKLESYGIPSVLLTGQATDWNPADRARYIGAQAVAVSVYGHVFNSNPALGDAQVLILDDAHAAYNATAGPWSLQIRREQPAYLDVVSALTEAIDPLVLERLRTNTPNGKYLANVYMASPIGIHAAAQQLESALEGAAASGTIDKNAKYALIKLRGHLDKCLVFLSYGSLLIRPLIPPTASHPGFDSPRQRVYMSATLGAGGELERVFGRPKIKRIAIPKGWDQQGTGRRFFCFPELTTDLSKAPAGVDDWVASTIKEQGRTVVMVPDKYTAEEFARTKIPAGIEILRASDVEDDLSVFTSKDSAVLMLTNRYDGVDLPNNDCRLVILADLPTRGDLQERFLYSALGANDVLEERVRSRVAQGSGRATRNSGDFSTVVMLDGDLTSFCGRRDIQAAMHPEVHAELKFGFENSLETDSTEMTANIRVFRRHDKEWLGIEPDITADRDTLHRQDPPTSPQLQLASRFEVEAWQAVWQNDLPRALNQARQALDALTHGQASKRYAALWYYLASCWASRLAISTGDTSLTKTSRKYYEDAKQSARGTTWLAHLASPAETGMNTTPDQRDPVDISAARAIRKAAPTIGHAAKFKIASATAREGLANKPATAYENALVYMGQLAGSDESYGNGSATAAPDANWIFGGLSWVCWEAKSEALDDGELGVENVRQAGGHLRYVAGKRGESIPSASAALLMTSQKRVHPAAISVAEDSVYLVRSDVVLDVYDRLIRAWNILRARGLATLTEDDVFTALSTEGALPSVWIAEFCKSPMAALTLDSGGYPLEP, from the coding sequence ATGGCATTCAAGAGGCGCCCACCAACTGTTCCCGCCCCAGCCGACCCCGAACAGCTCTATCGGATACTCGCTGGGTCTAACGGTGGCCCGCCCGCGCTATGGATCCATCAAGGTGACGTTCTCCGTGAGTGGCACATGGACCACTCAGATAGCAAAGACGTCGCGATCGAACTGCCTACCGGCGCGGGCAAGACACTCGTCGGTGGCCTCATCGGCGATTTTCGACGGCGTACAGATTCAGATCGAGTCGCATACCTCTGCCCAACGCGACAACTCGCCAGGCAAACGGCCGACAAACTAGAGTCCTACGGCATCCCATCGGTCCTGCTCACAGGCCAGGCTACGGACTGGAACCCAGCAGACCGAGCTCGCTACATAGGTGCGCAGGCAGTCGCGGTGAGCGTTTACGGTCACGTCTTTAACAGTAACCCGGCATTGGGCGATGCTCAGGTTCTTATCCTCGATGATGCTCACGCGGCATATAACGCAACTGCTGGACCCTGGAGCCTACAGATTCGGCGTGAGCAGCCAGCTTACCTGGACGTCGTGTCCGCTCTCACTGAGGCGATTGACCCGCTGGTGCTTGAAAGACTCCGCACAAACACTCCTAACGGAAAATATCTCGCCAACGTCTACATGGCGTCGCCGATCGGAATCCACGCGGCGGCTCAGCAACTTGAGAGCGCACTTGAAGGCGCCGCAGCATCGGGCACGATTGACAAAAATGCAAAGTATGCACTCATAAAGCTACGGGGACATCTCGATAAGTGTCTCGTGTTTTTATCATATGGCTCTTTGCTCATTCGGCCACTAATACCTCCGACAGCCTCGCACCCGGGGTTCGATTCTCCGCGACAGCGCGTGTACATGAGCGCGACCTTGGGCGCTGGCGGAGAACTCGAGCGCGTCTTCGGCCGCCCTAAGATCAAACGAATTGCAATCCCGAAAGGTTGGGACCAACAAGGAACAGGACGGAGGTTCTTCTGCTTCCCCGAACTGACTACAGACCTTTCCAAGGCACCGGCCGGAGTAGACGATTGGGTAGCGAGCACCATTAAAGAACAAGGTCGAACCGTAGTGATGGTGCCGGACAAATACACAGCTGAAGAATTCGCCCGCACCAAGATACCCGCGGGCATCGAGATATTACGCGCTTCCGACGTCGAAGACGATCTATCAGTCTTCACGTCGAAAGATAGCGCGGTGCTAATGCTGACCAATCGCTACGATGGCGTCGACCTTCCCAACAATGACTGTAGGTTGGTTATATTGGCGGACCTTCCAACCCGAGGTGACCTGCAGGAGAGGTTTCTCTACAGCGCCCTTGGTGCTAACGACGTTCTTGAGGAACGCGTGCGTTCACGAGTCGCTCAGGGCTCAGGACGGGCTACTAGAAATTCCGGAGATTTTTCCACCGTTGTTATGCTCGATGGCGATCTAACGAGCTTTTGCGGACGGCGCGACATACAAGCCGCAATGCATCCAGAGGTACACGCAGAGTTGAAGTTTGGCTTCGAGAACAGTCTGGAGACGGACTCAACTGAAATGACCGCGAACATTCGGGTCTTTAGGCGGCATGACAAAGAATGGCTGGGCATCGAACCAGACATAACGGCTGACCGCGACACACTTCATCGACAGGATCCTCCAACCTCTCCGCAACTTCAGTTGGCGTCCCGGTTTGAAGTTGAGGCCTGGCAAGCAGTCTGGCAAAATGATCTCCCCCGCGCCCTCAATCAAGCTCGGCAAGCGCTCGACGCGCTGACCCACGGCCAAGCATCTAAACGCTATGCGGCACTCTGGTATTACCTCGCATCATGCTGGGCATCACGGCTAGCTATATCGACAGGCGACACTTCGCTAACAAAGACGTCCCGCAAATATTATGAAGACGCCAAGCAATCCGCTCGGGGAACGACGTGGCTTGCACATCTGGCTTCACCGGCAGAAACGGGGATGAATACCACTCCAGACCAGCGCGACCCTGTGGACATCAGCGCAGCGAGAGCGATCCGGAAGGCCGCGCCCACCATCGGACATGCTGCGAAATTTAAGATCGCTAGCGCCACGGCCCGAGAAGGTTTAGCCAACAAGCCAGCCACGGCCTACGAAAATGCATTGGTCTACATGGGGCAACTCGCGGGATCAGACGAGAGTTACGGGAACGGAAGTGCCACCGCAGCACCAGATGCAAACTGGATATTCGGAGGTCTCTCATGGGTCTGCTGGGAAGCGAAGAGTGAGGCACTGGATGACGGCGAGCTGGGGGTTGAAAATGTCCGCCAGGCAGGCGGCCATCTAAGGTACGTCGCCGGCAAGCGGGGAGAATCTATTCCGAGCGCATCAGCAGCCCTGCTAATGACTTCCCAGAAGAGAGTTCACCCCGCCGCCATCTCGGTCGCCGAGGATTCTGTGTACCTAGTTCGCTCAGATGTAGTTTTGGATGTCTACGATCGCCTGATACGGGCCTGGAATATCCTGCGCGCGCGGGGACTCGCCACATTGACTGAGGATGACGTGTTTACCGCATTAAGCACCGAAGGCGCATTGCCATCTGTTTGGATAGCAGAGTTCTGTAAATCTCCAATGGCAGCGTTGACGCTTGATTCTGGCGGCTATCCACTCGAACCCTGA
- a CDS encoding DUF3631 domain-containing protein, whose amino-acid sequence MTSLTDGNEDQGDAFDGAELLDDVAATIGRYVILPSTSALVAVVLWIAASHAIPAWNCAPRLVIRAPEKRCGKSRLLDMVEGMCHRPLMTTNASPSAVYRSIGMNPSDPPTLLIDEADTIFGAKAGDNEDLRGLLNAGHQRGRTTLRYNAGRDKVEKHVTFAMAALAGIGAMPDTIEDRAAVVRMRRRAPGESVQPYRVRRDGPELDDLRQRLNQWLASHIEDLTDAAPDMPLEDRAADTWEPMIAIADLAAGQWPRAARKAAVVLTSDRDAGEEGSLHTRLLTDCRIAFQDADALPTAVLLDRLKSDPEAPWATHGPNGLTPMKMGNLLRDFEIRSANIRFTTGQAKGYSRSDFTDAWNRYCPEPKAADGEGVPAVPGVPSQVSTGTASPPGTAQAVPTTQAVPALTREVTAGTPGTAWGPRAVRAVSSDAITEPPAIWESA is encoded by the coding sequence ATGACGAGTCTTACCGACGGCAACGAGGACCAGGGCGACGCCTTCGATGGTGCTGAGCTGCTTGACGATGTTGCAGCGACCATCGGCCGCTACGTCATCCTGCCCAGCACCTCGGCGCTGGTCGCTGTCGTGCTGTGGATCGCCGCCAGCCATGCAATCCCCGCATGGAACTGCGCGCCACGGCTGGTGATCCGTGCACCAGAGAAGCGGTGTGGAAAGTCGCGGCTACTCGACATGGTCGAAGGGATGTGCCACCGGCCATTGATGACCACCAACGCCAGCCCGTCAGCGGTCTACCGGTCCATCGGTATGAACCCAAGCGACCCGCCGACGCTGCTGATTGATGAGGCCGACACGATCTTTGGCGCGAAGGCCGGCGACAACGAAGATCTTCGCGGGCTGCTCAACGCCGGCCACCAGCGCGGCCGTACGACCCTGCGCTACAACGCAGGACGGGACAAGGTCGAAAAGCACGTCACGTTCGCCATGGCCGCACTTGCGGGGATTGGTGCGATGCCGGACACGATCGAGGACCGTGCCGCCGTCGTTCGGATGCGTCGACGCGCACCGGGCGAGAGCGTGCAGCCGTACCGAGTCCGCCGCGACGGCCCCGAGCTGGACGACCTGCGGCAGCGCCTCAATCAATGGCTCGCCTCGCACATCGAAGACCTCACCGACGCCGCGCCGGACATGCCACTGGAAGACCGCGCGGCCGACACCTGGGAACCCATGATCGCCATTGCTGACCTCGCGGCCGGCCAGTGGCCGCGGGCAGCGCGCAAGGCGGCTGTCGTGCTCACTAGCGACCGTGATGCGGGGGAGGAGGGATCACTACACACCCGTCTGTTGACTGACTGCCGGATCGCGTTCCAGGACGCCGACGCGCTGCCTACTGCGGTACTGCTCGACCGGCTCAAGTCTGATCCGGAGGCGCCTTGGGCGACGCATGGGCCGAACGGGCTGACCCCGATGAAGATGGGCAACCTGCTACGCGACTTCGAGATCCGCAGCGCGAACATCCGGTTCACCACCGGACAGGCGAAGGGCTACAGCCGCAGCGACTTCACCGACGCATGGAACCGGTATTGCCCTGAGCCGAAGGCTGCCGATGGGGAAGGCGTCCCAGCCGTCCCAGGCGTCCCTTCGCAGGTCAGCACGGGGACGGCTTCACCCCCTGGGACGGCTCAAGCCGTCCCAACCACCCAAGCCGTCCCGGCTCTGACCAGGGAAGTTACGGCTGGGACGCCTGGGACGGCTTGGGGTCCGAGAGCTGTCCGGGCAGTTTCCAGCGATGCCATCACCGAGCCGCCGGCCATCTGGGAGAGCGCATGA
- a CDS encoding bifunctional DNA primase/polymerase, with translation MNNILTAALAAAGRGWPVFMLARSKRPLANCGVCRVDANHDPATCGHLTCHGFYAATTEPARIAALVAAVPYGQLAVRTGAVSDLLVVDVDPAHGGTTSMTHLMVEGLLPRTLRVVTGSGGQHLYYRHPGRPMPSRPMPGRRGIDIKADGGYVVLPPSIHHRTGLPYRWATTGSPDTTEMPRPLIDACLPAPADPSAKGTDPTPVRQSGGISYPDQLLAAHLDAVRRAGEGRRRTTLYGAARGVARMVAAGAIEYAAAVAALTGVGREAEQTEREIRAAIAGGFRDEGIAA, from the coding sequence ATGAACAACATCCTGACTGCCGCTCTCGCCGCCGCAGGGCGCGGCTGGCCAGTGTTCATGCTTGCTCGCTCCAAGCGTCCCTTAGCCAACTGCGGCGTCTGCCGCGTGGACGCCAACCACGACCCGGCGACCTGTGGACACCTGACTTGCCACGGTTTCTACGCCGCCACCACCGAACCGGCCCGCATCGCCGCACTCGTCGCCGCTGTCCCGTATGGACAGCTCGCCGTCCGGACCGGTGCTGTGTCTGACCTCCTGGTGGTCGACGTCGACCCGGCACACGGCGGAACGACGAGCATGACCCATCTCATGGTCGAGGGACTGTTGCCGCGCACGCTCCGGGTGGTCACCGGCTCCGGCGGGCAGCACCTGTACTACCGCCACCCCGGCCGCCCGATGCCGTCTCGACCAATGCCCGGACGTCGAGGGATCGACATCAAAGCAGACGGCGGGTACGTCGTTCTCCCGCCGTCGATCCATCACCGCACCGGCCTCCCGTACCGATGGGCGACCACAGGAAGCCCAGACACAACAGAGATGCCCCGCCCCTTGATTGACGCCTGTCTGCCTGCGCCGGCCGATCCGTCCGCCAAGGGAACCGACCCAACTCCGGTACGGCAGAGCGGGGGCATCTCATACCCCGATCAGCTCCTAGCGGCTCACCTCGACGCCGTACGCCGGGCGGGCGAGGGGCGTCGCCGTACGACGCTTTACGGCGCTGCCAGAGGCGTTGCACGGATGGTCGCGGCCGGGGCGATCGAGTACGCAGCCGCCGTCGCCGCCCTGACTGGCGTCGGCCGTGAAGCAGAGCAGACCGAACGCGAGATCAGAGCCGCCATCGCTGGCGGTTTCCGCGACGAAGGGATCGCAGCATGA
- a CDS encoding tyrosine-type recombinase/integrase, whose translation MGRKPNLASSIYEGADGSWHGRVTVGVRDDGTPDRRHVRGKTEAIVTKKVRDLERARDDGNVRKVGKAWTVEMWLTHWLENIARPNVRPSSYSAYEVAVRKHLVPGIGAHRLDKLEPEHLEKLYVRMQRSGSKAATAHQAHRTIRTALGEAHRRKRITTNPAAMAKPPRIDEADDEVEPYSVAEVQLILEEAKKLRNSSRWAIALALGLRQGEALGLMWSDIDLEKGVLRVRRGRVRPKYEHGCDSPCGRAHAGYCPERRQLRADAAQTKSKAGRRSIGLPDELVELLRTHKQEQDAERIAARQLWEAGGWVFASEVGRPLNPNTDYHQWKALLAAAKVRDGRLHDARHTAATVLLLLGVPERAVMGIMGWSTTAMAARYQHITEAVRRDVAGRVGGLLWPPDLGGPTAQLGGQGSSG comes from the coding sequence ATGGGACGCAAACCGAACCTTGCATCAAGCATCTACGAGGGCGCGGACGGGAGTTGGCATGGGCGGGTGACCGTTGGTGTCCGCGATGACGGGACTCCTGACCGGCGGCACGTGCGTGGGAAGACCGAGGCCATCGTCACGAAGAAGGTCCGGGATCTCGAACGCGCGCGAGACGACGGTAATGTCCGCAAAGTAGGCAAGGCGTGGACGGTCGAGATGTGGCTTACCCACTGGCTAGAGAACATCGCCCGGCCGAACGTCCGACCGTCGAGCTACTCGGCGTACGAGGTCGCGGTACGCAAGCATCTTGTCCCCGGCATCGGCGCTCACCGCCTGGACAAGCTTGAGCCCGAACACCTTGAGAAGCTGTACGTGAGGATGCAGCGGTCCGGCAGCAAGGCTGCGACCGCACACCAGGCGCACCGCACGATCCGAACGGCGCTTGGCGAGGCTCACCGGCGGAAGCGCATCACCACGAATCCGGCTGCGATGGCAAAGCCGCCGCGGATCGATGAGGCTGACGACGAGGTCGAGCCCTACAGCGTGGCTGAGGTGCAACTCATCCTCGAAGAGGCGAAGAAGCTCCGCAATAGCAGCCGATGGGCGATCGCGCTCGCGCTCGGCCTGCGCCAGGGCGAAGCTCTCGGCTTGATGTGGTCTGACATCGACCTTGAGAAGGGAGTGTTGCGAGTCCGCCGGGGCCGAGTGAGGCCGAAGTACGAACACGGCTGCGACAGCCCATGCGGGCGGGCGCACGCGGGCTATTGCCCCGAGCGACGCCAGTTGCGCGCAGATGCTGCCCAGACGAAATCGAAGGCCGGACGACGAAGCATCGGCCTCCCTGACGAGTTGGTTGAGCTGCTGCGAACCCACAAGCAAGAGCAGGACGCGGAGCGCATCGCAGCTCGTCAACTCTGGGAGGCCGGCGGATGGGTATTCGCCTCTGAGGTCGGACGTCCGCTGAATCCGAACACCGACTATCACCAGTGGAAGGCGCTGTTGGCCGCCGCAAAGGTTCGCGACGGCCGGCTGCACGATGCTAGGCATACGGCGGCAACGGTCCTTCTGCTGCTCGGAGTGCCGGAGCGCGCAGTAATGGGGATCATGGGCTGGTCTACGACCGCAATGGCCGCTCGGTATCAGCACATCACAGAAGCGGTCCGGCGCGACGTTGCTGGTCGTGTAGGCGGGCTTCTCTGGCCACCTGACCTGGGTGGTCCGACTGCTCAATTGGGTGGTCAGGGTTCGAGTGGATAG
- a CDS encoding helix-turn-helix domain-containing protein: protein MTSALEAVDSPRQVSDEPAPLLLTVEAAAARLGIGRTFAYALVKSGELESVPVGRLRRIPAECITEYVRRLRDSARRDQTAA from the coding sequence ATGACTAGCGCTCTTGAAGCAGTCGATTCCCCGCGGCAGGTGTCCGATGAGCCAGCGCCTCTGCTGCTCACGGTCGAGGCGGCGGCCGCACGTCTTGGTATCGGCCGGACCTTCGCCTACGCGCTCGTCAAGTCTGGAGAGCTGGAGTCAGTCCCCGTCGGCCGGCTGCGGCGAATCCCGGCCGAGTGCATCACGGAGTACGTCAGGCGGCTGCGAGACAGCGCCCGCCGAGACCAGACAGCCGCCTGA